The following proteins are co-located in the Heliorestis convoluta genome:
- a CDS encoding flavodoxin family protein yields MKMIVVNGSPNPQGNTATLLQAVVDELEKNQVTVQWLQAAELIASARHPFCTACSTPCSAVCYKGTNLEQAFDDISQADAVIFGSPVYFGTVSGQLKAFFDKTRKIRGQKAWLGLPASAVTTGASRFGGQETTVRALHDMMLVQGMTVLGDGHIEHDCGHFGASAQRPVDQDQDGLLRAKILAKRMMEAARQYKQRK; encoded by the coding sequence ATGAAGATGATTGTAGTTAACGGAAGTCCCAATCCCCAAGGAAATACAGCAACATTATTACAAGCTGTTGTTGATGAATTAGAAAAAAATCAAGTAACTGTGCAGTGGCTTCAGGCTGCAGAATTAATCGCAAGTGCACGTCATCCTTTCTGTACGGCCTGTTCCACCCCTTGCTCTGCTGTTTGTTACAAAGGAACAAATCTCGAGCAAGCTTTTGATGATATATCCCAAGCCGACGCTGTAATTTTTGGAAGCCCTGTCTACTTTGGAACTGTCAGTGGACAGTTGAAAGCTTTTTTTGATAAAACGAGAAAAATTCGTGGGCAGAAAGCTTGGCTTGGATTACCGGCTTCCGCTGTAACAACAGGGGCTTCTCGTTTTGGCGGACAAGAAACGACGGTGCGAGCCCTTCATGACATGATGCTGGTACAAGGCATGACAGTCCTAGGCGATGGTCATATTGAACATGATTGTGGTCACTTTGGTGCGTCGGCACAAAGACCGGTCGATCAAGATCAGGATGGGCTTTTGCGGGCAAAAATTCTGGCCAAACGTATGATGGAAGCGGCAAGGCAATATAAGCAAAGGAAATAA
- a CDS encoding deoxyguanosinetriphosphate triphosphohydrolase: MVLREVLECREEEMLSPFACKAGKSKGRLRAEKECHIRTAYQRDRDRIIHSKSFRRLKHKTQVFISPEGDHFRTRLTHTLEVAQIARTIARALALNEDLTEAIALGHDLGHTPFGHAGEEALDRVFPPGFSHSKQSLRVVDVLEQKNGLNLTWEVRDGIANHSSHGRPSTLEGQIVRWADRFAYINHDIDDAIRGGIIKEQELPEKYVKVLGDRHRSRINTMVMDMIEASWNQEEIRLSREVEEAICSLRDYMFKNVYIGSAAKREETKAKDLVISLYQFFLAQPHLLPTEFQKMIDGFGLERAVVDYISGMTDRFALKTYEKYFLPSPWFVGRD; this comes from the coding sequence GTGGTCTTGCGAGAAGTGCTAGAATGCCGAGAAGAGGAGATGCTATCTCCTTTTGCCTGCAAAGCTGGCAAAAGTAAAGGACGGCTTCGCGCAGAAAAGGAATGTCATATAAGAACGGCTTATCAACGAGATCGTGATAGAATTATACATTCCAAATCCTTTCGTAGATTAAAGCATAAGACGCAAGTCTTTATATCTCCAGAAGGTGACCACTTTCGTACTCGACTAACTCATACCTTAGAAGTGGCTCAAATTGCAAGAACCATTGCTCGAGCACTTGCTCTGAATGAAGATTTAACAGAAGCAATTGCTCTGGGCCATGACCTAGGCCACACTCCCTTTGGTCACGCCGGCGAAGAAGCCCTAGACCGAGTTTTCCCTCCCGGTTTTTCTCATAGCAAACAAAGTTTACGCGTCGTTGATGTTTTAGAACAAAAAAATGGACTCAATCTTACCTGGGAAGTCCGTGATGGTATCGCCAACCACTCCAGTCATGGACGACCTTCCACATTAGAAGGACAGATAGTGCGCTGGGCCGACCGATTTGCCTACATCAATCATGATATTGACGATGCCATTCGTGGTGGCATTATTAAAGAGCAGGAGTTACCGGAAAAGTATGTTAAAGTTCTAGGAGATCGCCATCGTAGCCGGATCAATACCATGGTTATGGATATGATTGAAGCTTCATGGAACCAGGAAGAGATTCGTCTTAGCCGAGAAGTGGAAGAAGCCATCTGTTCTTTACGGGATTATATGTTTAAGAATGTCTATATAGGATCTGCCGCGAAAAGAGAAGAAACAAAAGCCAAAGACTTGGTGATTTCTCTTTATCAATTCTTTTTGGCGCAACCACACCTATTACCAACAGAATTTCAGAAAATGATCGATGGCTTTGGATTAGAAAGAGCGGTTGTCGACTATATCTCCGGCATGACGGACCGCTTTGCATTAAAAACATATGAAAAATACTTTTTACCCTCTCCTTGGTTCGTTGGTAGGGACTAG
- the dnaG gene encoding DNA primase: MRDPQTIEEIRHRIDIVEVISQYVPLKRQGNRFVGLCPFHQEKTPSFSVSQDKQFFHCFGCGTGGDVFTFVMLQENLTFPESLKRLAEQAGVSLPEADRTPAQEAARRMIEKGRALHKRTAELFLQCLREDPQGRQGREYLHKRGVSDQVAVAFGLGFAPLQWEFLTKQLVQEGYSPEELERFGLVVRRAGGEGYYDRFRNRLIFPIFDNQGRPIAFGGRVLGDEMPKYLNSPETPLYKKGQQLYGLHVAGPSIREKGLAILVEGYMDVIACHQHGITQAVATLGTALTAEQGRLLLRYSSSILILYDGDRAGIAATEKAGLILTSMGARVQVLQLQDGMDPDDFLQSQGAEQLWKVIDKAPSYFEYRYEQVRQRHGPTSIQSKVASIRELAPDLLAIPSAVEQEATVQWLARQVGLSESSIVEELRSLSQGGPSYSRDRKENPWHTNSIQRNISQDSEGRERRSYSYDSTSIDAEESSRLAQAWRYLIYWMIGEAQRIGWVRDRMNEEIPTLYEPIKEIVESLMTIEQHKTGSVVREVTEALKTDKARRYLSALLVDDPAPAWENHVIEDCINTIRYGWLLEEIGRLERQINRCYQEQDDQELRHLLPQLAKLQQLRSRAGRIHGTVPLGGRQDQRSWSKGGTTDERRAER; this comes from the coding sequence TTGCGCGATCCCCAAACAATAGAAGAGATTCGTCATCGTATTGACATTGTGGAAGTGATCTCCCAATATGTTCCTCTCAAAAGACAGGGAAATCGTTTTGTAGGACTTTGTCCTTTCCATCAAGAAAAGACACCGTCTTTTTCAGTGTCTCAGGATAAGCAGTTTTTTCACTGCTTTGGTTGTGGTACTGGCGGCGATGTCTTTACATTTGTCATGCTGCAGGAGAATCTTACCTTTCCAGAGTCTCTCAAAAGACTGGCAGAGCAAGCGGGAGTTTCACTACCCGAGGCAGATCGAACGCCAGCCCAAGAAGCAGCTCGACGAATGATAGAAAAAGGACGAGCGCTTCATAAAAGAACGGCAGAGCTTTTCTTACAGTGTCTTCGAGAAGATCCCCAGGGACGTCAAGGACGGGAATACTTACACAAAAGAGGTGTCAGTGACCAGGTTGCTGTAGCCTTTGGCTTGGGATTTGCTCCTCTTCAATGGGAGTTTTTGACGAAGCAACTTGTTCAAGAAGGCTATAGTCCTGAAGAGTTGGAACGTTTTGGCCTTGTTGTCAGAAGGGCAGGCGGAGAAGGCTATTACGATCGATTTCGAAATCGCCTAATCTTTCCGATTTTTGACAACCAGGGTCGGCCGATAGCTTTTGGTGGTCGTGTACTAGGCGATGAAATGCCGAAGTACTTGAACTCACCAGAAACGCCTTTGTACAAGAAGGGGCAGCAACTCTATGGACTACATGTGGCAGGACCTTCCATACGAGAAAAAGGCTTGGCCATTCTTGTGGAAGGCTACATGGATGTAATTGCTTGTCACCAACATGGAATTACACAAGCTGTAGCAACACTAGGAACAGCTCTAACAGCTGAACAAGGTCGTCTGTTGTTACGATACAGCTCTTCTATTTTAATTCTTTACGATGGTGATAGAGCAGGAATTGCAGCGACAGAGAAAGCTGGTCTAATATTGACCTCTATGGGTGCTCGGGTGCAGGTCTTGCAATTACAGGATGGGATGGATCCCGACGATTTCTTACAAAGCCAAGGTGCTGAACAACTATGGAAAGTGATCGATAAGGCACCTTCTTACTTTGAATACCGCTATGAACAAGTTCGCCAACGCCATGGCCCTACGTCAATTCAAAGTAAAGTTGCATCGATTCGAGAATTGGCACCGGATCTACTAGCCATTCCAAGTGCCGTAGAGCAAGAAGCAACGGTACAATGGCTGGCTAGGCAAGTCGGTTTATCAGAAAGCTCAATTGTAGAAGAATTGCGAAGTCTATCTCAAGGGGGACCTTCTTATTCAAGGGATAGAAAGGAAAATCCATGGCATACTAATTCTATCCAAAGGAACATATCGCAGGATTCTGAAGGTAGAGAGAGAAGAAGTTATTCGTACGATTCTACTTCCATCGATGCAGAAGAAAGCAGCCGACTTGCACAAGCATGGCGCTATCTAATATATTGGATGATCGGGGAGGCACAGCGAATTGGCTGGGTACGAGATCGTATGAACGAAGAAATCCCAACGCTTTACGAGCCTATAAAGGAGATCGTAGAGTCTTTGATGACGATAGAACAACACAAGACCGGTTCTGTCGTTAGAGAAGTAACAGAGGCATTAAAAACGGATAAAGCCAGGCGCTATTTGAGTGCCTTGCTTGTCGACGATCCAGCACCTGCCTGGGAAAATCATGTCATTGAGGACTGTATTAACACAATACGGTACGGGTGGTTACTCGAAGAAATAGGGCGACTAGAGAGACAAATCAATCGTTGCTACCAAGAACAAGATGACCAAGAACTGCGGCATCTATTACCACAACTGGCGAAATTACAGCAACTAAGAAGTCGAGCTGGTCGCATACATGGAACGGTGCCTTTAGGTGGTCGGCAGGATCAACGGTCCTGGTCTAAGGGGGGAACCACAGATGAAAGAAGAGCAGAAAGATGA
- the rpoD gene encoding RNA polymerase sigma factor RpoD: MKEEQKDEQAKQLQNVQDLISRGKQKGLLTYQEIMDALQGVEMTTEQIDEVYEQLGNLGIDVVPDNTEETLDKGEEPIIREEEEIEVDLSVPEGVGIDDPVRMYLKEIGRVPLLSAEEEIELAKAMEEGDEEAKRRLAEANLRLVVSIAKRYVGRGMLFLDLIQEGNLGLIKAVEKFDYRKGYKFSTYATWWIRQAITRAIADQARTIRIPVHMVETINKLIRVSRQLLQEYGREPLPEEIAKEMEIPVERVREIMKIAQEPVSLETPIGEEEDSHLGDFIEDQDAPAPAEAASFILLKEQLEEVLETLTPREMKVLRLRFGLDDGRSRTLEEVGQEFGVTRERIRQIEAKALRKLRHPSRSKKLKDYLD; the protein is encoded by the coding sequence ATGAAAGAAGAGCAGAAAGATGAACAGGCAAAACAACTTCAAAATGTACAAGATCTGATTTCCAGAGGCAAGCAGAAAGGTCTCCTCACATACCAAGAAATCATGGATGCTCTGCAAGGTGTGGAAATGACAACAGAGCAAATTGATGAAGTCTACGAACAACTTGGTAATCTGGGGATCGACGTTGTTCCAGACAACACAGAAGAAACGCTTGATAAGGGCGAGGAGCCGATCATTCGAGAAGAAGAGGAAATCGAGGTCGACCTTTCTGTTCCCGAGGGAGTAGGGATCGACGATCCTGTTCGAATGTACTTAAAGGAGATCGGGCGGGTTCCCTTATTATCAGCAGAAGAAGAGATAGAACTTGCCAAAGCGATGGAAGAAGGCGACGAAGAAGCAAAAAGAAGGCTTGCAGAAGCGAACCTTCGACTTGTTGTGTCTATCGCCAAACGATATGTAGGCAGAGGTATGCTATTTCTTGATCTGATTCAAGAAGGAAACCTAGGACTGATCAAAGCAGTTGAAAAATTTGACTATCGGAAGGGTTACAAGTTTTCAACCTATGCGACTTGGTGGATTCGTCAGGCTATTACGAGAGCAATTGCAGATCAAGCAAGAACAATTCGTATTCCCGTACACATGGTAGAAACGATCAACAAATTGATTCGTGTGTCAAGACAACTGTTGCAAGAATACGGAAGAGAGCCTTTGCCTGAAGAAATCGCCAAAGAAATGGAAATTCCTGTAGAGAGAGTCCGAGAGATTATGAAGATCGCCCAGGAACCAGTATCTTTGGAGACGCCGATTGGTGAAGAAGAAGACTCTCACTTGGGAGATTTTATTGAAGATCAAGATGCACCAGCTCCAGCTGAAGCGGCTTCTTTTATCTTATTAAAGGAACAACTAGAAGAAGTGCTCGAAACATTGACTCCACGAGAAATGAAAGTATTGCGATTGCGCTTTGGTTTAGACGATGGCCGATCTCGAACTTTAGAAGAAGTGGGTCAGGAGTTCGGTGTAACTCGTGAGCGTATACGACAAATTGAAGCAAAAGCTTTACGAAAGCTACGCCATCCCAGTCGCAGCAAAAAATTAAAAGATTATTTGGATTAA